TCGCCGTGCTTGCCGTTTGGCCGCGCAAACCGGATACGGTAGTCGACAAGGGCGGGCACCGGTTCGTTCGCAGTCAAGGTCACCGCAAATTCCAGCGCATCACCAAGCGCGGCCCTTGGCGTTTCCACGTCCAGGGCCACCGTAACCGGTGCGTCCCCACGATATCCCAGCATCGCCATGGCCCCCGGATGCCCGTCCTTGATCAGCGTGCGAAGCGCATGGCGCCGCATCCAGTCACGCTCCTTCGGGGCCTGGTCGCCGCCCGCCTCCCACGCGCCCAACCGGTCCAACACCGCATCCGGGTCGGTCTTGGCCACGTCGTTCAGGTGATTGGCAACAGAGCGGGTGACAAACCGTGTCGGGTCCGCTTGCAGCCGATCAAGCAGGGGCAAGGTCTGCCCCAGCGTCAGCTCCACCTTCCGCGCCCATGGCAGCCTGGGCCGTGTGCCCTCGCTCACGAGACGCCGCACATGGTAATTGTCGTCCGCCACCCACGACGCGAGCCGCGCCAGCGTCTCGTCCGGCCAGCGGTTCAGAAAGGGACGGATGTAGAATTCCATCGAAAACCGCTGCGTGGCTGCATGAAGCAGGTCCAGGGCCCGCTCCCGATGCCCCTCAAGCCCATGCCGCACGGCCAGAACGCCCGGCACCGCATGAATGAACCGCCCGAAATCATCATCGCGCCGCGACGGGTCCAGCCGGGGCGGCATCGCCGCCTCCAACTGATCCGCCATGGTCGGAAAATCGGGTGCCAGATGCGGCTCAAGGCACTCCGCAAACCAATCAAGGCACTCCATCAGGGACCGTTCTGCAATGCCGGACAGGGCCGCCGCGTGAAAGGCGTCCCGGTCAAACCCCGGCACGCCGGCGGCGAACTCATCCGCCAGATCACCCAGACTGTCGGCGTTGAACAGCTGATCCTTCAGCGAAAAGGTGGCAGCGGCCCTGGCCATCAGATCGTGGCCACCGTCGCCCCACCGTCCAGCAGCAGGTTCTGCCCCACGATAAAGCCCGCATGCTGCGAACACAGGAACGCACAGGCCGCGCCAAACTCTTCGCGCGTGCCATAGCGGCCCGCCGGAATGGTTGCGGCACGTTCGGCCCGCGCCTCCTCCAGCGTGATGCCCTTGGCCTTCACGACACCGCCATCCAGCGCATCGGCGCGATCGGTGGCGTGAATGCCAGGCAAAAGGTTGTTGATGGTCACGCCCTTGCCGGCCACCTGGCGCGAGGTGCCGGCCACATAACCGGTCAGGCCCGCACGGGCCGAATTGGACAGACCCAGCACGGGAATGGGCGCCTTCACCGATTGCGAGGTGATGTTGACCACGCGGCCCCAGCCGCGATCCATCATGCCCGGCACCAGCGCCTTGATCAGCGCGATGGGGGCCAGCATGTTGGCATCCAGTGCGGCGATGAAATCATCGCGGTCCCAGTCGTGCCACATGCCCGGGGGCGGCCCACCGGCGTTGTTGACCAGAATGTCGGCATCCCCCGCCGCCGCGATCAGTGCGGCCTGCCCGTCTGCGGTGGTCACGTCGGCGGCAACGGTCTGCACCTCGACCCCGTAGGCGGCCCTGATGGCGCTGGCGGATGCCTCAAGCGCCTCCGCCCCACGTGCGTTCATCACCAAATGCACACCGGCGGCGGCCAGTGCCTCGGCACAGCCCAGGCCCAACCCCTTGGACGACGCGCATACGACCGCCCGCTTGCCTGCAAGTCCCAGATCCATCTTCGTTCTCCCTGTCATGGCATTGTCCAACTGGTAACGGCCCGATCACCAATGTGCCAGCAAAAGGCCGAACCGTTGACCGACACGCGCCACAATTCTACGCTAGGCCGTTGCCAAACAGAGCCGAGCAGCCGCATGACCGACACCGCCCAAGCCCACGCCCAAAGCATGCCCGTCTACCGGGCGGACCGCTTTGTCGTGAGCGAAGGGGCAAATCTGGGCGATGCGCTGTCCCATGCCGATGACATGATGCTGGACGACGTCTACAGCCTGATGCCGGGGGCACAGCCCGAACGCCTGTCGCTGGGCGCAGGGCCCGCCGATCGCCTGACCGTCGCCATGGGCAGCGCCTGCGGCGTGCCGGGTGCGGACATCCACCTTGATTGTGCGCTGACGCTGATGTCGCCGGACGGGCAAATCACCGACGCCATCGTCCTGGTCGAAGTCGACGGCGACGGCCATATCGCGGATATCTACCTTTTGCCCATGGCCGCCCTCACGCCGCGCACGCCCTATGCGCTGGTCGGCATCGACCGGGACGAGGCGCGCACCAAATTCGCCCACCTGGCCTGCGCCCGCTTTACGCGGGGCACCCATATCACGCTTGCATCCGGCGCCCAGAAACCGATCGAAGCGCTTGAGGCCGGAGACAGGGTCCTGACCCGCAATGACGGCGTACAGGAGGTGCGCTGGGTCGGTCAGTCCACGGTGCGGGCAACGGGCGATTTCGCCCCGATCCGCATCCGTGCCGGCACGCTCAACAACGATCGGGACCTGATCGTATCGCCCGATCACCGGCTCTTCATCTATCAGCGCCAGGACCGCCTTGGCGCTGGCCGGTCCGAATTGCTGGTCAAGGCGCGGCACCTTGTGAACGGCGACAGCGTCACGGTGCAGGATGGCGGGTTCGTCGACTATTTCGAACTGCTGTTTGACACCCACCAGATCATCTATGCCGAAGGGATCGCCGCGGAATCCATGCGGATCGATACGCGCACCAAACCGGTGGTGCCGGACGAGGTGTCGGCGCGCCTGACGGAACATACCGATGCGGGCCTGTCGGGGCTTGATGTCACGGAAACCCTTCTGGACCGGCCCGATGCGGCGGAACTGCTGCGCCGCGCCTCGACGCGTTGACCCCGACCGCACTTGACGCAGGTCAAGGCGCGGCATCGCCACTGTCTCCATACCGGATGCGACCATCCGAAACGGGAGATTTCGATGACCACGCTGACCTCTGTCCTTGTCGCAACCGACCTGTCCGCCCGGTCTGACCGGGCCGTGCGCCGCGCCGCCCAGATCGCGCGGGACCATGGCGCCCGCTTGCGGGTGATGACCGTGCTGGACGATGCCATGCCTGCGGACCTGATCGCCATGGTGCATGACAGGACGCAATCGACCATCGCACATTTCGTGGCGTCAGCCTGCGATGGGGTGGATGTCACCGTGGATGTGCAGCCCGGCGATCCGACAACCGCCATCGTGCAGGCCTGCACGGCGGATGTGGATCTGCTGGTGATGGGCACCCACAGGGCACGCGCGATCCTGGATGCGATCCGGGAAACGACGATGCAGCGGATCGCAAGACTGACCGCCACACCCGTCCTGCTGGTCACGGATCGGGCGGATCATCCCTACGCCAAGGTGGTCGCCGCCTGTGATTTCTCTCCGGCCAGCAGCGCAGCATTGCGCCTGGCCCATCTGATCGCGCCTGCGGCCCACATCACGCCTGTGCATACGCTGCACATCCCCTATGCCGGGCGGCTGTCGCACAGCACCGCCGCGGCCGACGCGATCGAGGCCAGCTTTCGCCACGAGGCCGAAAGCGCCGCACGAACATGGTTGGAGCGGGAGACGTTGCCGACGCAGCACATGGCCGACCTCGAAATCATACCCGGATCGCCCATGCAGATCCTCCATGGAAAGGTCGATCATGCCGGCGTCGACCTGATCACGGTCGGCGCCCATGGTCGTGTGGGCGCCGCTCGCAGCCTGTTGGGATCACTTGCCACGGACCTGATGCGCGATCCGCCCTGTGACGTGCTGATCGCGCGGCCCTGACCGGTCAGTGATCACAGCGGATAGAAGAATTCTTCCCGCACGATCTTGCCACCTGCAACGGTGTACAGCGCCACTTCCTTCATGTCGGTGACCTCGCCGGTTTCCTTGTTCTTCGCCTTCAGTTCAAAAATCACGGCGAACCGGTCGTCGGGGTGCATCATCGGGTCAGAGATTGACCCATCCAGCATTTCGAATGTGGACTCCCACCACTCATGCTTGCCACGAATGGCGGGAATGCCCTGCGCTTCGCGCCCCATGCCATTGTCCATGGCTTCGACGGAAACGGCATCTGCCGCGTACAGTGTCTCCAGGTTGCCGACGGCAGTGTTCGTACGGCAGCCGTCGACCAGCTTGTCGGCGATCTCTTGCAATGTCATGGCGGTGTCCTCCTCAGCCTTGATACGAACCACCCTAGGCGACCCCCCTGACATTTTCTGACAGCAGGCTTGGATGCACCACAGCGGTGTACGGTCTGTGCACACTCTGTGCACAGGATGTGCACACCCGAATTTGCGGTTCTTGCCCCCTTGGTCTGCCCCCGATATAGGGCACCTATGCTAGACAATCGTCCTGAATTGCCCCCCGAAATCGCCCGCCGCCGGACCTTCGCGATCATCTCGCACCCCGACGCGGGCAAGACGACATTGACCGAGAAATTCCTGCTGTTCGGCGGGGCCATCCAGATGGCCGGTCAGGTCCGTGCCAAGGGCGAGGCGCGGCGCACGCGCTCGGACTTCATGGCGATGGAGAAAGACCGGGGCATCTCTGTGTCCGCCTCGGCGATGTCGTTCGATTTTACCAACAAATCCAACACGTTCCGCTTTAATCTGGTGGACACGCCCGGCCACTCCGACTTCTCCGAAGATACCTACCGGACACTCACTGCGGTGGACGCCGCCATCATGGTCATTGACGGCGCCAAAGGCGTTGAAAGCCAAACACAGAAGCTGTTCGAGGTGTGCCGCCTGCGCGATCTGCCGATCCTGACATTCTGCAACAAGATGGACCGCGAAAGCCGTGACGTCTTTGAGATCATTGACGAAATCCAGGAAAACCTGGCAATCGACGTGACCCCTGCCAGTTGGCCCATCGGCATGGGCCGCGATTTCCTGGGCTGCTATGACATCCTGCGCGACCGGCTGGAACTGATGGACCGGGCCGACCGGAACAAGGTCGCGGAAAGCATTGAAATCAACGGTCTGGACGATCCAAAGCTGGCTGAACACGTGCCCGAGGCGCAGTTGACCCAACTGCGCGAAGAGCTTGAAATGGCGCGCGAATTGTTGCCCCCGCTGGACCCCGATGCGATGCTGCAGGGCACGCTGACGCCCATCTGGTTCGGTTCTGCCATCAACTCATTTGGTGTCAAGGAACTGATGGACGGCATCGCCACATACGGGCCAGAGCCACAGGTCCAGACCGCGGAGCCACGGCAGATTTTGCCAGAGGAATCAAAGGTATCCGGCTTTGTCTTCAAGGTGCAGGCGAATATGGATCCCAAGCACCGCGACCGCGTGGCATTCCTGCGCATGGCGTCGGGGCACTTCAAACGCGGGATGAAACTGACCCATGTGCGGTCCAAGAAACCCATGGCCATCTCGAACCCGGTGATGTTCCTCGCCTCAGACCGCGAACTCGCGGAAGAGGCCTGGGCCGGCGACATCATCGGCATCCCCAACCACGGCCAACTGCGCATTGGCGACACGTTAACCGAAGGTGAAGCTTTGCGTGTTACAGGAATTCCCAGCTTTGCGCCCGAACTCTTGCAAGGCGTCCGCGCCGGTGATCCGCTGAAGGCAAAGCATCTGGAAAAGGCGCTGATGCAATTTGCCGAGGAAGGGGCCGCCAAGGTGTTCAAACCCGCCATCGGCTCGGGCTTTGTCGTCGGTGTCGTGGGCGCGCTGCAATTCGAAGTGCTGGCAAGCCGGATCGAGCTGGAATACGGCCTGCCCGTGCGGTTCGAGCAGTCGCAATTCACCTCCGCCCGCTGGGTGAGCGGCGACCGCCAAGCCGTTGACAAGTTTTCAGAATCCAACAAGCAGCATATCAGCCACGACCATGATGGCGACATCGTCTACCTCACGCGCTTGCAATGGGACATCGACCGGGTGACGCGCGACTATCCCGACGTGACGCTCAGCGCGACCAAGGAAATGATGGTCTGACGTTATGGCGCGCGGGCCAATTCTTTCTGTCCCGCAGCCGGTCCAGACGAACCCGGATCAGTTGCGCTGGGGCATCGTGACCACGGTCAAGGCCCCCTTGCGTAAAGTGGCCGAATTTGTGGCCTACCACCTTGATCTGGGCGCCGATCGCATCCACGTTCACCTGGACACGCCAAGTCCAACCATCGCACAGCGGCTCGCGCATCCAAAAGTGCGCTACACGCAATGCGATGATGCGTATTGGCACGGCAAGTCCAACCGCGCGCGCTCCACCCACCAGATGCGCCAGGTCTTCAACGCAACACGCATGTATCGCATGATCAAGCTGGATTGGCTGGCGCATATCGACGTAGACGAATTCATCCTGACGCGAGAGCCGTTGCGGAACCTGCTGGCTGGCGTGGATCCAAACTGTACGCATGTCGCGATGCAACCCGTTGAAATGATGAAAAGCCCACCCGGATTGCATCACTTCAAACGATACGCCACTGTAGACGAACGTGCGGTGGTGTACCCGCGGTTCGGCCCCCTGATCCGCGGCGGATTCATCGGCACCGGCAGTCCCAAGGTCATCGCGCGCCGGGGCCTGCCCGACATCCGTTTCGGCATCCATGCGCTGCGCTTGCGGGGTGACATCGTGCGCGGGGCCGGCACGTTGCCGGGGGTCGAGTTGGGGCACGCCCATGCCCCGGATTTCGACACCTTTGAACGGCATATGACCTACCGCCTCGCACACGGCAGCTATCAGGATCGCAAAGGCCAGCCAAACCCCAGGGGTCACCTGATCCGCGCCCTGATAGAGGACCCGGACCCCGACGCCCTACGTGCCTTCCATTCCGAGATGTGCGTGCCCACGCCCGCGCGGCTTGACCTTCTGGCCGCCCATGACATGCTGCGAACCGAACGGTTGGACCTTGATGCCAAGGTCGCCCGCTATTTCGGCAAATTGGAGGACTGAACCTTGGCCACCTGGGGACTGTCCACAACCATCCTGGCACCGACACCCGACATCCTGCGCTTTGCGGCCCATCACCTCGACCAGGGCGCGCACCGGCTTTACATCTACCTGGACGATGCCAACGACACCGCCTTCAAACTGTTGAAGGCACATCCCAAAGTGCGCGTACAGATCTGCGACGATGACCACTGGCGCAAGCTGGGCGGCACGCGCCCGGTCAAGCATCAGGCACGCCAGACCATGAACGCCACCCACGCCTACGGGCGCAAAGCCGAGGTGGATTGGCTGATCCACATGGATGTGGACGAATTCCTGGTCCCCGACCGCCCCCTGGCTCAGGTGCTGGCTGATCTGCCCGCTGCAACCTCTTCGGCGCGCGTGCGTCCGATGGAACTGCTGGGCGGCTCAGACACCGCGTTCAAGGCATTTCTGCCGGCGCGCGGGGACCGCCAGAAAACCGTCAACGCGATCTACCCGCAGTTCGGCCCATACCTGAAAGGCGGGTTCCTCAGCCATGTTGCGGGCAAGCTGTTCGTGCGCACGGGTCTGCCCGACATGGAAGTGCGCATTCACAACGCCTTTCAGAAGGGGCAGATGCTGCCGGACGCGGCCGAATTGACCGACGTGGCGCTGGCCCATTGCCACGCCAAGTCGTGGGAGGCCTGGCGCAGCGCCTACGCCTACCGCCTTGCCAAGGGGTCATACCGGGCCGATTTGAAGCCAGCCACAAAACCCGAACATGGCGGCCTGTCCCTGCATGATCTTTTCCGCTGGATCGAGGCCGAACAGGGCGAGGCGGGATTGCGCGCCTTTTATGACGAGGTGATTGGCGACAGCCCGGACATGCGGACCCGATTGCGCGCGCACAACGCGCTGCGCGAGGTGGATTTTTCATATGACGCCGCGTTGGCACGCCACTTCCCCGACGCCGCTGTTTGACGTGACGCAGCACCTTTGCTATGCACGCGCAGCATGTCGGGGCACGGTGCCCCCGCTGGGCCGCTCGGGCTGACATCACCAGACGCCGCGGGCCAAGTCAGTGTCCGCAACTTACGGACATACATGACAAAATTCTCTGATCTGAACCTGAATCCCAAGGTCCTGAAAGCCATCGCCGAAGCGGGCTATGAAACACCCACGCCCATTCAGGCGGGCGCGATTCCAGCGGCCCTTGATGGGCGCGACGTTTTGGGCATCGCCCAGACCGGCACCGGCAAAACAGCCAGCTTCACCCTACCCCTGATCACACAGCTTGCCCGTGGACGGGCCCGCGCACGTATGCCGCGCAGCCTGGTGCTGTGCCCCACGCGCGAACTGGCCGCACAGGTGGCAGAAAATTTCGACACCTACGCCAAGCATGTGAAACTGACCAAGGCGCTGCTGATCGGCGGCGTCAGCTTCAAGGAACAGGACATCCTGATCGACAAGGGCGTCGACGTTCTGATCGCCACGCCCGGCCGCCTTCTGGACCATTTCGAACGCGGCAAGCTGATCCTGAACGACGTGAAAGTCATGGTCGTGGACGAAGCGGACCGGATGCTCGACATGGGGTTCATCCCCGACATCGAACGCATCTTCGGCCTAACACCCTTCACGCGCCAGACGCTGTTCTTCTCTGCCACCATGGCGCCCGAGATCGAGCGGATCACCAATACGTTCCTGTCGAATCCGGAACGGATCGAAGTTGCCCGTCAGGCCACCGCGTCCGAGACGATCACCCAAGGTGTGGTCATGTTCAAAGGCTCGCGCCGTGACCGGGAGGCGTCGGAAAAGCGCAAGGTTCTGCGCGGCCTGATCGATGCCGAGGGCGAAAAGCTGACCAACGCGATCATCTTCTGCAACCGCAAGACGGATGTGGACATCGTCGCCAAGTCTTTGAAAAAGTACAAATATGATGCGGCTCCGATCCACGGCGACCTGGACCAGTCGCAACGCACACGCACGCTTGATGGGTTTCGCAATGGCGAGTTGCGGATCCTTGTCGCCTCTGACGTGGCCGCCCGCGGGCTGGACGTGCCGTCGGTCAGCCACGTGTTCAACTTCGACGTTCCAGGCCACCCCGAGGACTATGTGCACCGCATCGGCCGGACGGGCCGCGCGGGCCGCGAGGGCAAGGCGATCACCATCTGTATCCCACGCGATGAAAAGCAGTTGGACGCGGTAGAGAAACTGATCCAGAGGGAAATCTCGCGCCTCGATAACCCGGTTGCAGCATCGACGCCCGAGGCAACGGATAAGCCCGAGGCAGAAGAAAAACCCAAGTCCACGCGCAGCCGCTCGACCCGGTCCAAATCGGAACCAAAGTCCGACGCGCCGGCGGAGAAGGTAACCGAGGCCAAATCCGAAGCACCACGTGAAGAGGCAGCGCCCAAGTCGCGCAGCCGCTCGTCCTCCTCCAGCCGCAGCCGCTCGTCGTCCCGCGATGATCGCGGCGGCAACAAGGTGGTCGGGCTGGGCGATCACACGCCCAGCTTCATCGGTCTGAGTTTCGAAGAGCGTATGGCGAGCTGAGCCCGTAGGGTGCGCCTTTACGGCGCACCATTGCCCCAAGGTGCGCCGTAAAGGCGCACCCCACGCCCTAGTGCATCCTGCTGATCACCACGGTCACTTCGGGCTTCTTCCCAATCTCGTCCTGCGCTGACTTGCGCACGATTCGACGCAAGGCTTCGGTCAGGTTGTCATCATCGCGCAGCGTCTTTGCGTCGGCCCGGCCCAGGAACTGGCTCATGTCCTCTTCCAGCACCTCGACCAGAGCGGCATTGCTGCGCCCGGTTTCCGACAGCCCCATCAACTCGCACCACGGCTCGCCCAGCGGCTCATCCTCTTCGTCAAGGATCAGCGTCACCGTCACATGACCGTTCAATGCCATGCGGATACGGTCCCGCACGACCCCGTCCAAAGCGCCAATCTTGACCGAACCATCCAGGTACGTACGTCCGGTCTCGATGTACTCGGCCACCTTTGGCGCGTTGCCGCTCAGATCAATCATCATCCCGTTCACGGCCAGAACGCCCATGCGTCCCTTGCCCTCCGTCAACTTCACATGTTCGCGCAGATGCCGGTGTTCACCGTGCATGGGCACCACGATCTGCGGGTTCACGATGTCCTGCAATTCCTCAAGATCGGGGCGGTTGGCGTGCCCGGACACGTGATACAGGCCAGATAAGTCGTCGACCACGTCCACACCCTTCTCGCTCAACTGGTTCATGATGCGGATCACACCGCGCTCGTTGCCCGGAATGGTCTTGGAGGAGAACAGGAACAGATCGCCCTCCTTCAACTCAAGCCCCATATACTTGCCATTGGCCAGCTGCGCCGACGCCGCACGGCGTTCACCCTGCGAGCCCGTGACAAGCAGCATCAGGTTTTCGCGCGGAATGTTCCTGGCATCTTCCGGGCTTACGACCGACGGAAACTCGGTCAACACTCCGGTTTCAATCGCGGCCTCGATCATCCGGCGCATCGCCCGGCCCAACAGGACAATGGACCGTCCCGCCCGCTCACCGGCCTCGGCCAGC
The DNA window shown above is from uncultured Tateyamaria sp. and carries:
- a CDS encoding DNA alkylation repair protein; protein product: MARAAATFSLKDQLFNADSLGDLADEFAAGVPGFDRDAFHAAALSGIAERSLMECLDWFAECLEPHLAPDFPTMADQLEAAMPPRLDPSRRDDDFGRFIHAVPGVLAVRHGLEGHRERALDLLHAATQRFSMEFYIRPFLNRWPDETLARLASWVADDNYHVRRLVSEGTRPRLPWARKVELTLGQTLPLLDRLQADPTRFVTRSVANHLNDVAKTDPDAVLDRLGAWEAGGDQAPKERDWMRRHALRTLIKDGHPGAMAMLGYRGDAPVTVALDVETPRAALGDALEFAVTLTANEPVPALVDYRIRFARPNGKHGDKVFKLRVVEVTPGTPSVLKKVHKLKANATTFELHPGAHGLVVQVNGVDRAEGTFEIV
- a CDS encoding SDR family oxidoreductase, with product MDLGLAGKRAVVCASSKGLGLGCAEALAAAGVHLVMNARGAEALEASASAIRAAYGVEVQTVAADVTTADGQAALIAAAGDADILVNNAGGPPPGMWHDWDRDDFIAALDANMLAPIALIKALVPGMMDRGWGRVVNITSQSVKAPIPVLGLSNSARAGLTGYVAGTSRQVAGKGVTINNLLPGIHATDRADALDGGVVKAKGITLEEARAERAATIPAGRYGTREEFGAACAFLCSQHAGFIVGQNLLLDGGATVATI
- a CDS encoding Hint domain-containing protein → MTDTAQAHAQSMPVYRADRFVVSEGANLGDALSHADDMMLDDVYSLMPGAQPERLSLGAGPADRLTVAMGSACGVPGADIHLDCALTLMSPDGQITDAIVLVEVDGDGHIADIYLLPMAALTPRTPYALVGIDRDEARTKFAHLACARFTRGTHITLASGAQKPIEALEAGDRVLTRNDGVQEVRWVGQSTVRATGDFAPIRIRAGTLNNDRDLIVSPDHRLFIYQRQDRLGAGRSELLVKARHLVNGDSVTVQDGGFVDYFELLFDTHQIIYAEGIAAESMRIDTRTKPVVPDEVSARLTEHTDAGLSGLDVTETLLDRPDAAELLRRASTR
- a CDS encoding universal stress protein translates to MTTLTSVLVATDLSARSDRAVRRAAQIARDHGARLRVMTVLDDAMPADLIAMVHDRTQSTIAHFVASACDGVDVTVDVQPGDPTTAIVQACTADVDLLVMGTHRARAILDAIRETTMQRIARLTATPVLLVTDRADHPYAKVVAACDFSPASSAALRLAHLIAPAAHITPVHTLHIPYAGRLSHSTAAADAIEASFRHEAESAARTWLERETLPTQHMADLEIIPGSPMQILHGKVDHAGVDLITVGAHGRVGAARSLLGSLATDLMRDPPCDVLIARP
- a CDS encoding nuclear transport factor 2 family protein, which translates into the protein MTLQEIADKLVDGCRTNTAVGNLETLYAADAVSVEAMDNGMGREAQGIPAIRGKHEWWESTFEMLDGSISDPMMHPDDRFAVIFELKAKNKETGEVTDMKEVALYTVAGGKIVREEFFYPL
- a CDS encoding peptide chain release factor 3; the protein is MLDNRPELPPEIARRRTFAIISHPDAGKTTLTEKFLLFGGAIQMAGQVRAKGEARRTRSDFMAMEKDRGISVSASAMSFDFTNKSNTFRFNLVDTPGHSDFSEDTYRTLTAVDAAIMVIDGAKGVESQTQKLFEVCRLRDLPILTFCNKMDRESRDVFEIIDEIQENLAIDVTPASWPIGMGRDFLGCYDILRDRLELMDRADRNKVAESIEINGLDDPKLAEHVPEAQLTQLREELEMARELLPPLDPDAMLQGTLTPIWFGSAINSFGVKELMDGIATYGPEPQVQTAEPRQILPEESKVSGFVFKVQANMDPKHRDRVAFLRMASGHFKRGMKLTHVRSKKPMAISNPVMFLASDRELAEEAWAGDIIGIPNHGQLRIGDTLTEGEALRVTGIPSFAPELLQGVRAGDPLKAKHLEKALMQFAEEGAAKVFKPAIGSGFVVGVVGALQFEVLASRIELEYGLPVRFEQSQFTSARWVSGDRQAVDKFSESNKQHISHDHDGDIVYLTRLQWDIDRVTRDYPDVTLSATKEMMV
- a CDS encoding glycosyltransferase family 2 protein, producing the protein MARGPILSVPQPVQTNPDQLRWGIVTTVKAPLRKVAEFVAYHLDLGADRIHVHLDTPSPTIAQRLAHPKVRYTQCDDAYWHGKSNRARSTHQMRQVFNATRMYRMIKLDWLAHIDVDEFILTREPLRNLLAGVDPNCTHVAMQPVEMMKSPPGLHHFKRYATVDERAVVYPRFGPLIRGGFIGTGSPKVIARRGLPDIRFGIHALRLRGDIVRGAGTLPGVELGHAHAPDFDTFERHMTYRLAHGSYQDRKGQPNPRGHLIRALIEDPDPDALRAFHSEMCVPTPARLDLLAAHDMLRTERLDLDAKVARYFGKLED
- a CDS encoding glycosyltransferase family 2 protein produces the protein MATWGLSTTILAPTPDILRFAAHHLDQGAHRLYIYLDDANDTAFKLLKAHPKVRVQICDDDHWRKLGGTRPVKHQARQTMNATHAYGRKAEVDWLIHMDVDEFLVPDRPLAQVLADLPAATSSARVRPMELLGGSDTAFKAFLPARGDRQKTVNAIYPQFGPYLKGGFLSHVAGKLFVRTGLPDMEVRIHNAFQKGQMLPDAAELTDVALAHCHAKSWEAWRSAYAYRLAKGSYRADLKPATKPEHGGLSLHDLFRWIEAEQGEAGLRAFYDEVIGDSPDMRTRLRAHNALREVDFSYDAALARHFPDAAV
- a CDS encoding DEAD/DEAH box helicase, with product MTKFSDLNLNPKVLKAIAEAGYETPTPIQAGAIPAALDGRDVLGIAQTGTGKTASFTLPLITQLARGRARARMPRSLVLCPTRELAAQVAENFDTYAKHVKLTKALLIGGVSFKEQDILIDKGVDVLIATPGRLLDHFERGKLILNDVKVMVVDEADRMLDMGFIPDIERIFGLTPFTRQTLFFSATMAPEIERITNTFLSNPERIEVARQATASETITQGVVMFKGSRRDREASEKRKVLRGLIDAEGEKLTNAIIFCNRKTDVDIVAKSLKKYKYDAAPIHGDLDQSQRTRTLDGFRNGELRILVASDVAARGLDVPSVSHVFNFDVPGHPEDYVHRIGRTGRAGREGKAITICIPRDEKQLDAVEKLIQREISRLDNPVAASTPEATDKPEAEEKPKSTRSRSTRSKSEPKSDAPAEKVTEAKSEAPREEAAPKSRSRSSSSSRSRSSSRDDRGGNKVVGLGDHTPSFIGLSFEERMAS
- a CDS encoding ribonuclease J — encoded protein: MSSERLIYLPLGGAGEIGMNAYVYGYGAPDRERLIVVDLGVTFPDMDGTPGVDLILPDITWLAERRDRIDGIFITHAHEDHVGAVAHTYDQLGAPVYARPFTANIARRKMDEHGHPEDAVQVVAGWPDQVQAGPFKVGFLPMSHSIPESAALIIDSPEGRVIHSGDFKLDPTPIVGEPFDPDLWAEVSKDGVKALICDSTNIFSPHPGRSEVSVGPEIEKLVRGHTSGIVVATTFASNVARVKTLAEAGERAGRSIVLLGRAMRRMIEAAIETGVLTEFPSVVSPEDARNIPRENLMLLVTGSQGERRAASAQLANGKYMGLELKEGDLFLFSSKTIPGNERGVIRIMNQLSEKGVDVVDDLSGLYHVSGHANRPDLEELQDIVNPQIVVPMHGEHRHLREHVKLTEGKGRMGVLAVNGMMIDLSGNAPKVAEYIETGRTYLDGSVKIGALDGVVRDRIRMALNGHVTVTLILDEEDEPLGEPWCELMGLSETGRSNAALVEVLEEDMSQFLGRADAKTLRDDDNLTEALRRIVRKSAQDEIGKKPEVTVVISRMH